The genomic region CCAGTACTGGCAGGCTGACACAAGGTCTTCTCGCTggtctggttctggttcgGTCTGGTCTCTCGCACTACACTGCTCTCCACCAAACCCACGCCGCGACGCGACTTGTCCCATCACCACCGTGTCACTGCCTCATCTCCCACTCATCGCTTCCTATCTCAGCCTTCCGTCATTGtatcctcgtcttcttggCGCTCCTCCATGGACGCTTTTCGCGTGCCTGCTGATCGCTAACTCTGTCGCGCATAGCCTGTTGGGTCGATCGCCATGAGCACCTGGATGAACGACGCCGTCCCCAACCACAATGGCAACGGCTTTCCACACATGAACGACTCTAACGCTGCCGGTAACATGATGGATCCTTCCGCTTTCATGGCCAATCCGGGCCAATTCAATCCTGCTCAGTTTAATCAGCAAATGGGCGGCGCTATGGCTAATGGCCCTGGCTCCATGCGCAATGCTTCACCTTCTTTTCAGAATCCTGTATATCAGACCAATTCCGTTATTCCATCGAAGCGGCCTCGCCCTCGTGAGGATAGTCTCGCCGGCTCTCCTAGCCAAAATCCCGGAATGCTCCCAACGTCGCGCTCTGAGACGCCGCAGCAACAACCATTTGCTGGAGGCTTTCAACCCGGCGCGGTTCAGCAAAACCCTGGCCAGttttctcatcttcaacctaATGGTTCCGCCAATGCCAGCCCCTCCCCGATAATGAGCAACCAAATGCGACCAGGAAGTGTTCCTCAACGGGTCGCGACCGCGTCACCACACCCATTCTCTCCCAGTGGCCAGCAATTCAACCCTCAGACGTCACCGATACCGTCCGAACATGGCACTCCTCAGCCGAACCCCTATATGCAAAATATGGCTCAAGGTTTCAACCCAAACTTTGCTTCATCACCTGCGAACGCGCGACCTTCACCGAATCCGAATGCGATGTCCGGCAACCAAATGATGGCGCAGCAGATGGGTCAAATGCCGCAACACATGGGCCAGATGCAAGGCAATATGTTTCCTCCTCAAATGCAACAGggtcagcaacaacaaggcaCACACAACAGCAaggccagcagcaacaagggCAACAAACCCTCAACGCCCGGGCATGATGGACGCGCAGAAGATGGCCGCCTACCAGATGAGATTGCAACAACAACTGCAAGGCAATACTCAAATTCAAGCACAGATGCAGGCGCAAAACATGGGTCGCGGTATGATGCCTAACAAGCCGGTACCTGGAATGCCTAATGGCCAAATGCAACAAGGAGGCATGAGGCCTCAGCAGAGGATGATGGCTAACGTGAATCCTGAACAATTTATGAAGAACCTTACGACCCTAATGAATTCAAAAGGCTTGCAATTGGATCCTAATCCCATGGTGATGGACCGACCGGTTAATCTCATGGTGCTGTTCCAAGCGGTTCAGAACAAGGGAGGATACAAGCAGGCAACTACGACCCCTAACGGCTGGCCCCATGTTGCTCAGATGCTTGGCCTGCCACCCCAGAATCCTATCGTTCCGCAGACGTTGAAGACGATCTATGAACGCAACCTTTATAAGTTTGAGGAAGTGTGGATCGCTCAACAGCAGAAGCAAAGGATGatgcaacagcaacagcaacagcaacagcaacagcaatcACAGCAACAGTCCCAACAGCAACCACAACAGCCACAAACTCCAGGCACCCTCATGGGACAAGCTACTCCACAGAAGCAGATGCAACCTGGACAACAAATGACCCCTGGAACCATGGGCCAATCTGGACCGCCAGCTCAAATGCAACAAACTCCCATGAAGCAAATGCAACCAGGACAGCCTCCAGTGAACGGATTTTCCACACCCCAGCCTCAGATGCAGCCACAGCCTCCAGTAATGCCAGGCCAAAATCGCACACTATCACAAACGATTGACCCTTCTGCTGTGCCAGAGTTCCCGGGCGCTCCCTCTCCAGCAACCCGTAGGGCTGGAAGTATGTCGCACAATGAAGGGCGTCAGGCCTCGGCGGCACCTGTGGCTGTGGAGAAAATGCCTCGGCTTGCACCTCAAACTGACGAGTACAGCCCTTGCGCCCGGGAGCTTTCAACGTTTGGCGGTGTTGACTTGAATGCGTTCAGCAAACTAGGAGCGGAACTCGAACGCTGGAAACCCGATGTACCTCCTCTTCAGGAACTGGGGAACATCGATATCGGTGCTCTTACTAAGAGTTTGCAAAGCGGGATTCATGGCGAGACGCGCCTAGCCCTCGACGTATTGGCAGCTGCATCGTGCTCCATGAATCAATTGCATTTTATTCAGCTTCGGTACTGTGACGAGCTAATAGAGGCTCTCATCGAATGTGCCGAGGATCAAGTGGAGATGCTGGCTGAGCATACAGCCGAAGTCTCCGATGAGATTCAAATATCACCATACGAAGACGTCTTGAGGGCCTGCCGTCTTGAGCGGTTTAATATCCGGGATTTGCCTGTGTTTGGCACCCAAGAGTATGAGCTCGACCGGGCTGTTGACCGTCTAATATGCGTCACAACTATTCTTCGAAACCTGTCGTTCCCTGGCGAACAGAACGATAATCATTCTGTACTTGCCGACGAGATTGTTATCAAATTTGTCTGTGCTGTCATAAGATACCTCGGTACCCGAACTATGCTTCTTCGATCACACAACAATACTCTCGATTTCATGAAAGATGTTGTAATTTTACTCTCCAATATTGCAGGGTCTGTAGAGATACCTGGACGCGAACAGGCTCTCTGCCTCTTGCAGTTTCTCCTGGCATTTGCCCCCGCTCCCAATCCTACAGTCTCAGACGGAACATTATTCTTTACGCAATACGAACCAAGCTTGCACGCCTACCTGCCACATGCTGTCGATGCACTTGCGAAGTTACTAGCTCGTGATGAACCCAATCGGAGTCATTACAAAGCTGTCTTCGCACTCGACTCGAGCAGCAGCCCTCCTTATGAGTTGCTTACTCGTGCCTTCGGTTTGGCCATAGCACCCATACcggacaaggccaagacacAGACGAGACAACCTAACCTCCCATCCCTCGTGGAAGTTCGAAAGCCTTTCTTGATGCAAGGGCTTCTTTCTGCTGAAATCTTGGCTTCACTTGCTCCGGGTCACGACAGCGGAGTCGCCCAATCTTGGCTATCATCTGGCAATGATTTCGCCCAGAATCTATTCAGGCTTATCCGAGAGCTCAGTCAACTGTACGAACAACCCCAAGTTCAAGGTCCCCGAACAGCACCCCGAAAAGACCCCGAGCTGGTGTATATCGTTGTTGTTGCAGTTGCTCTATTAAGACgacttgctgagaaggccaaaGATCCCAACGATCCAACGTCATCCATACCCGCCAAAGCTATGCCGGCACCTCATGCTTTGCTTGAAGCTTTGTCAATGCAATCTGCTGAATGGTCAAAGGATGAAGTACTGCAAAAGCTTTCAACATTTTTTGCTCTAGGGAGGTGATAGTCGCATTGGGATTTTGTTTTTGGATCAAACTCTATAGCATTACCTCATCTTCAGGCTTGTATGTTAGTGTTTTGAGAAACATGGGATTGGTGTCCTGTCATTTGAAGCGTGCGCTTCTCGTTTAGACTTGCATTCTGGAGTCGATGGTTTGGGGACAAgacaggtgatgatgaaactgCTTGTCTATGTACAGGTGTATAAAGGAAGTTGGGATGGTGAACAAATTCAGACATTAGGGACAAACAAAAATATGCTTCTATGATGCGCTCGCATTACTACATGTATTGTACATCTTGTGTCGCCCCTGATGGTGACTGGTCAATATGATACAGTTTTGATTCCTCTTATATGTTTGGTCAAGGCTAAGACCTGGGTAATCCGTTTATATCACTCGCGGCCGGCTCTTCAGAAGCCAGTCTTCAGGATCCACTCAACTGCTTTATCGTAGACATGACCCTGGAATAATTAGTTGTCTGTCGGGAGCTCCAATGTTAGAATTGCTTACCTTGATCTCCACGTGTTGTGTTGTAGGGTTTAATCGAATGTCCACTGGTTTAATCTCCAAATCCCTAGCCAAGTCCTGGATAAACTTGGAGCGGTCTCCATCAATCTTTTTAATGATAACGATCATGCGGTTGCCACCAGACATCCACTTGCGGTATACAGGTAGTTGGGAGGATGGCGTCCGTCGAACAACGTAGCGAAGGGTCGCGCCGAGCTTGTCGATGTTTTTGATTGCTGCTGGAGGAACGAATGGTTGCTTGAGTTGACGATCCTTGTATGGAATCTTGTTCTTCCTATTGGGGTTGATGGGGTGTCGGAGAGGGTTGGGCTTGTATGAGACGTGTGTTTTGAAGGTCGCTGAAGATGGGGCGGCCGCGGAGTAAGACGCTCGTTGCGTCAAGAGTGCTGGCTTCTGGGCAATGGCCTGGCGTCCTATTGATAGGACTCTAGAGGTAAGGAAATTCATCGTGTGGTCGAGTATTGTAGGGAGGTTGTAGGATAGAGCTGTTTTCCGTCGCCAGGTTCTTCGCTTTGGCGATACCGCGGAACGAAAGACCCGGAAGAGATATGCAGCGTAATGCCCAAAATGCAGTCTCAATTGATTTCGCTCATTAGCTCTTGAACATGTCACACACTCTCTGTCTATCGATGCACTCTAAACATGCCAGAAAGCTTGCCGCTGATGGAAAATCTCAAGATCACATGACTGTTTATCTCTAATCGTCGGTAAATCCACGGTCGGCGCGATAAGCTGAAACCCCACACCACGGAGTGGATTGGCGAAATTCACCAAAAATCTGAGGTGTTCGTGCCCCTCCATCAAACCCATCATCACGACCTTTGCGGCGAGTCACTTTTCCGCCCTCTCCGACCGAACCCTCGTCCGACCGATCTCTACCGACTCCTTGTTCTCAAAGATATCGCCCAATATGGAGGACGTTCTCAACGCCGTCTCGGCCGACGGTTCATCGATCATGCCCCGCCTTGCGCCGCACCTGAGCCGAcatcttctctttcctctGATCCAGTTCGAAAGTGAGAGAGCTGAGGAGCAGGGCCAGGATGCCAAGGCAAAGGAGATTCTTTCCGGAAAGattaagcttcttgaggacaCAAACATGACCGATTACGTTGCGACTCTCTACTGCGAGCTCCACGGTGTATCAGAGGCTCCCGAGCAGTATAACAAGAAGAGACAGGATGTGCTTTCACAGCTGGAGAACTACGAGCAGGCCACCGCCAAGATCGCCGATCTCCTGACCCAGGATGAGGTCGTCAACGGACTCCGAAGTGACAAGGTTGCCAACTTGGAGTTCCTCAAGAACCAACACGGAGTAAGTAGCCTGAGAGCTCTCCACTCACCAAGGTCAAAGACATCTAACAGGCTTTTCACCAGGTCACCATGGAAATGGTCAATGCTCTTTACGACTTTGGTCAATTTCAGTTCCGATGCGGCCAATACGGTCCCGCTGCCGATATGCTCTACCAATTCCGAGTCCTGTCCACCGACAACGATAAGGTCTCTGCTGCCACCTGGGGCAAGCTTGCCTCCGAGATCCTTCAGACCAACTGGGAGTCTGCTGTCGACGAACTCAAGAACGTTAGGGAAAACATTGAttccaagctcttcaacaacccCCGTGCCCAACTCGACCACCGAACGATGTTGCTCCACTGGTCTCTCTTCCCCCTCTTCAACTGGGAGGGTGCTCGGGAACCTATCTTGGATATGTTCTTTTCCGCACCttacatcaacaccatccagACCTCTTGCCCCTGGATCCTGCGATATCTGATCGCCGCCGTTATCACCGGTCGTGGCCGTGCTCGCAACAGCTCCATCCAACAAAAGCAGATCAAGGACATTATCCGTTATGTCCGACAGGAAGCTTATGAGTACACCGACCCTATCACACAGTTTGTCAACGCCCTCTACATCGCCCACGACTTTGAGGCTGCCCGTGAGGCCCTCTCCATGGCCGCTGAGGTCTGCCGCAGCGACTTCTTCCTTGCTTCTTCCGCCGATGCCTTTGTCGATGCTGCCCGACAC from Fusarium fujikuroi IMI 58289 draft genome, chromosome FFUJ_chr04 harbors:
- a CDS encoding related to SWI1 Component of SWI/SNF global transcription activator complex gives rise to the protein MANPGQFNPAQFNQQMGGAMANGPGSMRNASPSFQNPVYQTNSVIPSKRPRPREDSLAGSPSQNPGMLPTSRSETPQQQPFAGGFQPGAVQQNPGQFSHLQPNGSANASPSPIMSNQMRPGSVPQRVATASPHPFSPSGQQFNPQTSPIPSEHGTPQPNPYMQNMAQGFNPNFASSPANARPSPNPNAMSGNQMMAQQMGQMPQHMGQMQGNMFPPQMQQGQQQQGATNPQRPGMMDAQKMAAYQMRLQQQLQGNTQIQAQMQAQNMGRGMMPNKPVPGMPNGQMQQGGMRPQQRMMANVNPEQFMKNLTTLMNSKGLQLDPNPMVMDRPVNLMVLFQAVQNKGGYKQATTTPNGWPHVAQMLGLPPQNPIVPQTLKTIYERNLYKFEEVWIAQQQKQRMMQQQQQQQQQQQSQQQSQQQPQQPQTPGTLMGQATPQKQMQPGQQMTPGTMGQSGPPAQMQQTPMKQMQPGQPPVNGFSTPQPQMQPQPPVMPGQNRTLSQTIDPSAVPEFPGAPSPATRRAGSMSHNEGRQASAAPVAVEKMPRLAPQTDEYSPCARELSTFGGVDLNAFSKLGAELERWKPDVPPLQELGNIDIGALTKSLQSGIHGETRLALDVLAAASCSMNQLHFIQLRYCDELIEALIECAEDQVEMLAEHTAEVSDEIQISPYEDVLRACRLERFNIRDLPVFGTQEYELDRAVDRLICVTTILRNLSFPGEQNDNHSVLADEIVIKFVCAVIRYLGTRTMLLRSHNNTLDFMKDVVILLSNIAGSVEIPGREQALCLLQFLLAFAPAPNPTVSDGTLFFTQYEPSLHAYLPHAVDALAKLLARDEPNRSHYKAVFALDSSSSPPYELLTRAFGLAIAPIPDKAKTQTRQPNLPSLVEVRKPFLMQGLLSAEILASLAPGHDSGVAQSWLSSGNDFAQNLFRLIRELSQLYEQPQVQGPRTAPRKDPELVYIVVVAVALLRRLAEKAKDPNDPTSSIPAKAMPAPHALLEALSMQSAEWSKDEVLQKLSTFFALGR
- a CDS encoding probable Int-6 protein, with the translated sequence MEDVLNAVSADGSSIMPRLAPHLSRHLLFPLIQFESERAEEQGQDAKAKEILSGKIKLLEDTNMTDYVATLYCELHGVSEAPEQYNKKRQDVLSQLENYEQATAKIADLLTQDEVVNGLRSDKVANLEFLKNQHGVTMEMVNALYDFGQFQFRCGQYGPAADMLYQFRVLSTDNDKVSAATWGKLASEILQTNWESAVDELKNVRENIDSKLFNNPRAQLDHRTMLLHWSLFPLFNWEGAREPILDMFFSAPYINTIQTSCPWILRYLIAAVITGRGRARNSSIQQKQIKDIIRYVRQEAYEYTDPITQFVNALYIAHDFEAAREALSMAAEVCRSDFFLASSADAFVDAARHLICESYCKIFSRMNIRDLSAKLGLNPDDGEKWIVNLIRETRLDAKIDSKDGTVVMNHPPNNVYQQVIEKTKGGFFRTQVLNAAVSK